From the genome of Leptodactylus fuscus isolate aLepFus1 chromosome 1, aLepFus1.hap2, whole genome shotgun sequence, one region includes:
- the ARL6IP4 gene encoding ADP-ribosylation factor-like protein 6-interacting protein 4, producing the protein MDKSHTKRKHRSRSHSESHHKSVKKKSTSHHRRSSSSSSSPPRKKSSHPKYHGDTCRKEKGKRKVSTSSSSSSSPSEKKKRRKRKASTSSSSSSSSSSSSSSTDDSSDSSDHRNQKKKKSDKKVKKKKKVKKKSKKHKKNIVQVKEQKTPNRTEELHPGPSLDLWQKESMENTGPVLTDEQKTRIQAMKPMTKEEWDARQSVIRRVMDPETGRIRLIKGDGEVLEEIVSKERHREINKHATANDGLTFQKRSGMS; encoded by the exons ATGGACAAAAGTCATACAAAGAGAAAACACCGCAGTAGAAGTCATTCAGAGTCGCATCAcaagtctgtgaaaaaaaaatctacttctcACCATAGacgcagcagcagtagtagttctTCACCTCCACGGAAGAAATCATCCCATCCCAAATATCATGGAGATACCTGTAGGAAAG AGAAAGGAAAGAGAAAAGTGagcacatcatcatcatcatcttcctcaccatcagagaaaaagaaaagaagaaaacgaAAGGCTAGTACATCATCTTCCTCtagctcatcatcatcatcatcttcaagtTCTACAGATGACTCAAGTGACAGCTCTGACCATAGGAATCAAAAGAAAAAGAAGagtgataaaaaagtaaaaaagaagaaaaaggttaaaaagaaaagcaaaaaacataaaaaaaatatagtccAAGTGAAAGAGCAGAAAACCCCAAACAGGACTGAAGAATTGCACCCTGGGCCCTCACTAGATCTGTGGCAGAAAGAGTCAATGGAAAACACTGGTCCAG TTTTGACTGATGAACAGAAAACCCGTATACAAGCAATGAAGCCAATGACCAAGGAAGAGTGGGATGCTCGCCAGAGTGTTATCCGCAGAGTGATGGATCCAGAAACTGGTAGAATAAG ACTTATTAAAGGAGATGGTGAAGTACTTGAAGAAATAGTAAGCAAAGAACGACACCGAGAGATCAATAAG CATGCAACAGCAAATGATGGCTTAACCTTCCAAAAGAGGTCAGGGATGTCATAA